Below is a window of Equus quagga isolate Etosha38 chromosome 4, UCLA_HA_Equagga_1.0, whole genome shotgun sequence DNA.
CCGCGGGCCTGGCCGTCTTTCCCGCCATGTCGTTCTCGGAGAGCGGGAGGTGCTCGGTTCCCCTGCGCCGCCGGCTGGGCACCCCTGTCCCGCTCGCTCGGCCGGCATTTCCCGCCTTCACTCACGGGGGCGGTTGGGGAGAGGGTGAGGTCGACGAGGAGGAGGGATGTGACCAAGTGGCCCGCGACCTGCGGGCGGAGTTCTCGGCTGGGGCGTCGTCGGAGCCCAGAAAGGGCTCGCTGCTCCCTCGGGACGGGGACGGGTCTCCGGTCCTGCCCGATAAGCGCAATGGCATCTTCTCAGCGGAGGCAGGCGGCCGGGCCCGGGCTCGGCGGTGGCCGGTTCAGGTCCTCTCGATTCTGTGTTCGCTGCTGTTCGCCATCCTCCTCGCCTTCCTCCTGGCCATCGCCTACCTGATCGTGAAAGGTACTGTAGCTACGGCCATGAAAGTCTGAATAGGTTAGTAAAGTTGAGCCTGGACGTGGCTCGTGCCTTCATCACCCCCCTCCCCGTCAAAGGCCGGCAGGATGGTAGCCGCTTTCACCTACGAGTCTTCATCTGCACCTTTATTTGTTCTTGCCCTTTTGTCTTCTCTCGTATTAAAGGTCCAAGGCCCTGGTCCATCATCAGAAGACCTCTTTTAAGAAAGGGTCTTGATTAAATGGGTACTCCTAAAGAAACAGTATCAGTGTCAGCGAACACTTGGGGTGAAATATTGgcaaaatgcagaaaaaacatcATTAAAAGGAGAGGGTGAAAAGTGTGTGTTCAATTAAAATAGGCTATACATGTTCAAAGATTTTAATCCACAAATGGTTAAAGATGTGCTATCCTCTGATTCCTCTGTACATTCTCAGAATTCCTGGAGGACAAAGAGTTCCATCTCACAGCCCAAATTTCAACttttatagataaaatatttagcgCCTCTCTGTTTTGTATGGGGTTTGCAACCTAGTGTAGTGGTAAAGCTCTAGTGCAGGAGCCACACTCTGTTCTTTCTCTGATTAATAGTTTTATATTCCTGTGTCTGAGGTTCAAACATCAGCTAGATTGGAATTAAAAGAGATGTGCCTTGAAAGGCTGTCCAAAGTTTATACGGAAGTATTATATggttgaatattttatattacaataGAAAGAATCAGATCTGAGTTTAAATCTCATTTCTCACTcgtgtgtgaccttggccaaattattgaaaaaaaattcaaacgaAAAGAACTACCTTAGTTTGTTGTATGAAGAGCCCCCAAAACATTGCCACTCAAGTATTACTTTCACCTCACTAAATAGAATTAAATCTGTTTAactccagtttttatttttcctcattgctTCCAAGCTCTTAGTGGGCTGCAGAAGGCTTTTAACAGCTTACCATGCTGCTTTTCATACAGGAGTCAGATTGCCAAGTTAATGTGCAAGTTTACCTCTTCATAAAATGGCATTGGTCGTAAATTGTCACTGTTAAATATTTGGGTGCCAATGTTTCATTCCTCTCTGTCAGttccctccccttttttttcaCTGCAACTCTGAGAGCGTTTTGTCTTGTAGGTAGGTTCTCTTTTGCTCTGACAGATTACCTTGTATCATAAAGTCACCAAACCTGTTAAGTGGCAGTCCATTGCAGAAGACATGGATTCCTGCTTATTTtggagaatgaagaaaggaattgAACTCAAAACCTAGTATGTCCTGTAATTTGCATTACAGAAAATGCCTTCACACAACAACCTTAGGggaaaaaattgtcattttatatatatggcAGTTGACTCATATAGACAGCTTGTTTACTTAGtgaaggtcacatagctagtaagtggaattagaatttgaacccagttgCTGCTGACTCCACAGCACTTTGTACAACTCTACAATGTTTTCCCAGCCTTTTAGCTACTCTTCAAAttataaaatcatcttttttaCCCAAGCACCTGTTTGTATTTACAGAATTGCATGCTGAGAATTTGAAGAAAGAAGCTGATGTAGACACTGGGCTTTTAGGTATGGATTTAATTGTCACTGGATTTGGTTTTgagctcactttttttttttccaaatcatgTTTAAACTCTACAAAATTTTGGATATAATACTTAGTATATTCCCTTGTGTATTTGATTCCGTCTggatctttttcatttatatctgtgcttggtaaattttattagattttgttttatttatgtatggCAGGTGTGGGTGGGTATACTGATGACTAGGAAAAAGTCAGACTTCTATAGAATGCCTGTAAAATGCTATAGTTTATAAGTTTCTAGTAAAAAATTCAAGggttatttatcttatttatttctctctgctaAAATGATTTGAACAGTTCAGAACTTTACCTGTCCGGCATTTTTTACTTCTGTTTGCTATAATTTATTTGATTGATCCttctaaattgggggaaaaaagtttgAGATCCTATCCGGCGTGTCACCCTTCCCCCAGTCTTAGCTAAACTACACATTCTACCTCTTCAAGGCTAATGCCGTCATGATGATACAAAGTTTAGTCTAACTGATTTTGCACAACGGGAAACCTTTATCTTCAAATCGCAGACAAATTAGTTTGCTAGATATCCCTTGAAAACTTGTCTACGCTCTTATCAACTTCTTGCACGAGAAAACATATACTTTTTACTCATTCTATCAGTGTATGTAGTTATACTGTTTCATCTCTAAAAGACAGCCAAGATTATGAAgttttttattgcatttgttgATCTGTCAACTCTTAATGCCGTGGAAACAGTCTTATGAACAAGGCATGAATTCTAACTTGCTATTTAAAAGTTGGCAAGATTTCACATTTATGAAAAGAGTGAGTAGCATCTGTCATCTGCAGGAATGGCTTGTTCAATATCAAAAGGAATATAATAGGGCTTTGTCATTGCCCTACTTTCTTTTCCACTGCCAGGTAAATAGTTTGGTATTGCTTTTAGGTGTGCTTCGTAGATACTTACTACACTAACAGCAAATGGGAAGATCGTTAAGTCTTTGCTTGTGACGTGAATTCACTTTCAAGATTCAGGAACAATCTCAGGAGTTAGGAGAAACTACTGTGTCTTTATGGCAAAAAAACACTGTAAACATTAGTATGGCAAAACAAAGATCCTTATTTTGATCCAGTGTTCCCCTGGTCAAATGGAGAATATATTCAACATCACCTAATGGACGAATTCAGTTTCCTGAGGATTAATTTTAAAGTAAGCATAGTTATGTTTATAGCAAATATACATTATAACATGTGATAGAGAATACTCTTCTCTAGCAAGAGAATAAGATTCTTCAAAATCTATTTCAGAGAATCAGTGATTGAGATGATTAAACTGTTATAAGGTTGAGGTGACTGAGGTAACACTTGCCCTTCACTGTTCTAAGCTGGTATTCTCTCCTGTTTGGGAGAAAAATACAAGTAAATCTCTTTCCCAAATAATGTTTTGAATTGACTCCCAGCCTCTGGTTAAAAAGGCTGACGGTTGAAAAGACAGGCCTGTTAGTTGTTCTATCAAACCTTGACTTGCCTCCAACTCAGCCCTGATTTGATTAACTTAAATATCAAGAAAGATTGCTCTGAAATTATGTCCTTACCTTTTTACAATTAATATAAAAGTTTTCACATGAAGAAACAATCCAGAGTCTTCAATAAAAACTGCTGTTGAAGTCATCcattatatacagaaaaagaggaatgCAGCCTTTTATCAGTGGTAATGATTTTGTTGtgtttcattgtatttattttgccttGTTTACTAGGAACCTCATAGCTAAATGTAATGTTTGACTGTCTTatatattactttttgttttttggcatgATAATTATTGTATGTACATGTTATTATCTCTATATTTCAATGATTCATGTTTCAATTTTATTGCAAACTGCCTCAATTCT
It encodes the following:
- the ARL6IP6 gene encoding ADP-ribosylation factor-like protein 6-interacting protein 6; the encoded protein is MSFSESGRCSVPLRRRLGTPVPLARPAFPAFTHGGGWGEGEVDEEEGCDQVARDLRAEFSAGASSEPRKGSLLPRDGDGSPVLPDKRNGIFSAEAGGRARARRWPVQVLSILCSLLFAILLAFLLAIAYLIVKELHAENLKKEADVDTGLLGFWTLLIISLTAGFSCCSFSWMVTYFDSFEPGMFPPTPLSPARFKKLTGHSFHMGYSMAILNGIVAALTVAWCLM